DNA from Candidatus Omnitrophota bacterium:
CGTACCCGGCGCTTCTCTTGTTTCTTCCGATAAGGAGATTGATTTAGTTCCTTCCATCGATCTGGTTGATGGCGACTTATGCCCGCGATATACCGCTTTGATTCTTAAGGACGTAAAGATCGGCCCTTCGCCGCAGTGGGTGAAAGACCGGCTGGAAGCGTGCGGAGTGCGCAGCGTTAACAACGCCGTCGACGCCACGAACCTGGTATTGATGGAAATGGGCCAGCCGCTGCACGCCTTCGATTTGGATAAATTACACGAAAAACGGATCGTCGTGCGGCGGGGGAGAATTGGAGAAAAACTGGTTTCGATCGACGGCGACGAGCGCATTCTCGACGAGGAGATGCTGGTGATCGCCGACGCGGAAGTTCCCTGCGCCGTGGCGGGCGTGATGGGGGGGCTGGAAAGCGAAGTGAGCGAAGAGACGACGGCGATCCTGTTGGAAAGCGCCTATTTCGATCCTTCCTGCATCCGCCGGACCTCGAAGCGCTTGGGATTGTCGTCGGAAGCGTCGTATCGGTTCGAGCGCGGCGTGGATTTCGAGACGGTGATTCCCGCCTCCTACCGCTGCGCCCAGCTGATTCTGGAGTTGGCGGGCGGTTACGCCGCCGGATCGATGGGAATCGCCGATACTCCCGATTGCGAACGCCTGGAATCTCTGCGGGGCCGAATGGTGCGTTTGCGTTATGCCTATTGCGACCGCCTGTTAGGCCAGATTGTCCCCCGCGACGAGATGGAGAAAATCCTGGTCTCTCTGCAATTTTCCGTGGAGAAAAAAGACAAGGAGTCGATGACGCTGCGCGTTCCTTCCCATCGGTTGGACGTATGCATCGAAGCCGATTTGGCGGAAGAGATTGCGCGGTGCTACGGCTACGAAAAATTTACGCCGACGCTGCCCGCCGCCCCCGTAAAAGCGCCGGAGCCGCAGGAGATCGATCGGGGTATGGCGTTGAGGATTCGGCAATATTTGATTGGCTTCGGTCTCGATGAAGCCGTCACGTATAGCTTTTCCGATCCGGAAGGCATGAAGGCGTTTCCGCCGGAGGGCGTTTCGTTCCAATGCGATGAAACGACGGTGTTAAATCCCATCAACGTCAACGAAGCGACGATGCGCACGGCGATTTTGCCGTCGCTCTTGCAATGCGCCAAACGCAACGCCGCCCGGGGAAACGCGGACTTCGGCCTGTTCGAATTGGCGCGGATTTATTTGCCCCAAGAAAGCGGCCATGAAGAGAATCGGATGATAAGCGGCGTCATCGTTGGCAATCCGGGGGCGGACTGGCGTTCGGGAAAAAAGGAACGGGATTTCTTCGATGTAAAGGGTTTGGTGGAAGGGATGCTCAGTCTCTGCGCCCTGCGCCGCTATCGCAGCATTGAGGGGCCGGCGTGTCTGCATCCCAAGCGGGGAGCAACGATCCAAGAAGGAAAGCAAACGCTGGGCTATTATGGCGAACTCCATCCCAATCTTGCGGAAAAGTACGAACTGCCGGGAAGAGTCCTGGTTTTTGAAATCGGATTGAAGCCGCTATCCGACGCTTATCGGTCGTACACGGCGCGATACCGTCCGTTTTCACTATTCCCGGCAATAAAAAGGGATATTGCATTACTCATGCCGGAAGGCGTTCCGGCTCGTAAGGTGGAAACAATTATTCGGCGGGAAAGCGGGGATCTGCTGGAAAATTTGGAGATGTTCGATTATTATCGGGGCAAGCAGGTGGCGCAGGGATTCATCAGCGCGGCGTTCCGGATGACGTATCGTTCTCGAGAAGGGACGCTGAAGGATGACGAGATCGACGTGCTGATCGGGAAAATTTTAAACGGACTGAAAAAAGAACTCGACGTGCAACTTCGTTCGTAGGAAAATGAGGGTTGAGGAATGAGTGCGGAAAACTTGATGGAAATTTTAGAAGCGTTGGAAAAGCGAGTAGACGAACTGGCTGGAACGATAAGCGAACTGAAATCGGAACGCGATCAGTTGTTGAAGGAATTGCAGGAAGAAATATCCAAGCGGGAAGAATTGGAGAAGCGCCTCGATTCCGACCAGGAGAGCAAATCCGAAGTGCGGCAACGCATCCAAGCCATCATCGACAAGTTGGATAAGATGGAAGCTTGATATCTATACCTCATGCGCCCTCACCCTAACCCTCTCCCGATGGGAGAGAGAGTGGCAACGCGCCGCATGATAGGTTAAACAAAGGAGGCGGCTGGGTGGCTCCCGAATCCGATATTATAACCATCGAAATCCGCGGAACCCGGCTGCAGTTGCGGGGAGGCGACAATCCGGAAGCGGTGCGCCAAGCGGGAGAATTCGTACGCGATCGAGTGGAGGAATTGGCCGAGCGCGCACCGTCGGCGCCCCTGACGCAATTGGCGCTGCTCGTGGCGATGAACCTGGCGAACGACCTTTTGCAGCAAACCAACGACGAAGAGGACGCCATCAACGCCGCCGCCGAAAAAGCCGACCGGATTTTACGCAAGACGAACGCCGCCGTGCGTTGACGTCCGGCCTCGTGAACCGCCGCGTCTTGAGGATTCTTTCTCTCAATTACGAATTCCCTCCCATCGGGGGCGGGGGAGGAAATGCGCATCAACATATTTTGAGAGAATTTCGGAATTATCCCGATATCGATTTGACGCTAATTACTACCACTCCCCAGCCGGAACTATACGGTTCTTCTTATTCCCCCAACGTAAGGATTGTTTTTCTACCGCAAAAGAAAAAGGATTTGCTTTATTGGCGGCGATCGGAAATCGTCGAATATTTGGCCTGTCATTACGGTTTTTTGCGGACGCATCTGCAAAAGGAAGCCTATGACTTATGCCATGTTTTTTTCGGCTTCCCTTCTGGATTTCTGGCCTATTTGCATCGGAAGCGTCTGCCTTATATCGTTTCCGTGCGCGGGTCGGACGTTCCAGGTTACAATCGGCGTTTTTCATTGGATTACGTCTTGCTGCGTCCGATGCTTAAACGGATTTACCGCTCGTCGCAACGAGTGATCGCCAACAGCCGGGGACTCAAGGAATTGTACGAGAAGCAATTTCCCGATCTGCGGGCGGGCGTGATTCCCAACGGCATCGACGCCGCAACCTTCACGCCGAGGCGGGAGAAGGATTGGGAGGAATGGCGGCTGGTTTGCGCGGCGCGGCTGATTGCGCGCAAAGGGATCGATTTGTTGCTGCAAGCCTGCCAGCGATTGGTGGAAGATGGAATAAATTTTAGCTGCCATCTCATCGGAGACGGGCCGGAGGAATCATCGTTGAAGCGGATGGCGGGGGAATTAAGGCTAGGAGAACGGATTTGTTTTCATGGAAGAATGAGCCGGGACGAAATCGCCCGGTTTTTGCCGAATTGCGATCTCTTCGTCTTGCCTTCCTACGCTGAAGGCATGTCCAACGCGGCGTTGGAGGCGATGGCGTGCGGGCTGCCGGTTTTATTGACCGATACCGGAGGCAGCCGGGAATTGATAGAAGGCAACGGCGAGATTGTTCCCGTTGGCGACGCGGAAGCCTTGGCGTCGGCGTTAATGCGCATGCTGGCTCAACCGGAAATAATGCGTCGATTGGGCGTACGATCGCGGGAACGCGCCGAAACTTTCTCTTGGAATAATGTTGCCGCTCAATATTATGATTTATATGGGCAAATCGCGCGCCATGCGGGAATATGGTAAGAGGATTTGGTGGGCTGCGCTTCGCCTTGAGCCTACTCTTCGACTTAACTCACGTCATGTATGAATTTTTAAAAAACCAAGATAAGCGCATCGCCGACGAGACGGCGGGGGAGGAGAATTATTTTTATCTCTCGCCGACGCGGGCCAGTTTGATCCGAAAGCTGGCGCCTCTGGCGGAGAAGGTCATTCATGGGCGCTGCCTCGACGCGGGGGCGGGGCGCATGGCTTACGCCGCCTTACTGCGGCGTTGCGCAGACGAATACGTCGCCATGGATATCGAATGGCGGCCTGGATCGAACGCCGCAGGCTCCGCGTTGGCTATGCCGTGGCGGGACGAAGCGTTCGACAGCGTCTTTTGCTCGCAGGTGTTGGAGCATGTCCCCGATCCGGAACAAGCGCTAAGGGAATTTTTCCGCTGCCTGAAGCCGGGGGGAACGATTCTGGTCAGCGCGCCGCATTTATCTTATCTGCATAATGAGCCGCACGACTATTTCCGCTATACCAAGCATGGGCTGCGCGTATTGTTGGAGCGGGCGGGTTTTGTGGAGATCGAGACGGCGGCGGCGGGAGGATTGCTCTCGTTTTTAGGACATATCCCGTCGGTGATTGCCAAGACGGTCTTGCGCCCCATTCCTCTTATCGGACGGGCGGCGATGATAGCGAATGGATGGTATTCCCGCGCCGTTGCTTGGATAGACGAACGAGTGGAGTCGCGGAAAATTTACGCCTTGAATTTCATCACCGCCGCGCGCAAGCCGGGAGAAGCGAAGCATGAATGACGTCCCGTTTTGGCAGGGTGGTAAGGGCAAGGTTGTTTCTGCCCTTGAGCCGCAGCAGAGTGACCATGCGGCAAGGGCAAAGTTGTTTTTGCCATTGAGCCGTCCCGATGCGATGATCGCTGGAACTCTGGCGCTAGGCGTCTTCCTGCTGCTCTTCGCCGAGCTGAGCGCGCCGGGAGTGACGTGGGACGAGGCGTCGCCCAATTTCGTTTGCGCTAAAAACCAAGCCTATTGGTTGAGCCATCTCTTCGCGCTGCCCCAACCATTTTCCCAAGAAACCATTGATAAATATTGGCAAACGAAATCGGATCACCCTTCGCTGCCGCGAACTCTTGCGGGAATCTCTTATCGGCTTTTTTCTGGTTATATAGACGAAGTAACGGCGTTGCGGATTCCCTCCGCTCTACAATTTTCCTTATTAATCGGAACGATTTATCTTTTTCTACGCGAATTTCTGCCGAAAGCGTCCGCCATTGCCGGGGCGTTGTCGCTGGCGTTAATGCCGAGAGTATTCGGCCACGCCCATATCTTCAGCCTGGACGCTCCCATCATGTGCTGGTGGTTTTGGGCGGCGGCGGCGGGATTTTGGGCGCTGCATGGGAGGCTGAAGCCGTGGATATTCGGGCTATCGTACGCCATCGCCTTCACGACGAAACTTCACGCGGCGTTTCTGCCATTTCCGCTGTTGGCGTGGGCGCTGATATTCATGATCTGGCGCCATGAATGGAGCGGAGTTCATCTAAAACGCCTAGCGTGGGCGA
Protein-coding regions in this window:
- the pheT gene encoding phenylalanine--tRNA ligase subunit beta yields the protein MARYSSGFAALDVTDSRRYDSKFIEFIADYDRNDQFFIMKLPYSWLSQFVDRLPPPEVVAELLTMRGFEVEEISCPGSEIKDIIVAKILEMAPHPDADKLTLCQVTDGSQQHEIVCGAKNMKAGDHVALAYIGTVLPGNFKLEKRKIRGIYSQGMLCSTRELGLGDDHAGIMILPPEYKIGRRLIDEMGLNDSVFEINVTPNRPDALSVLGIAREIAAALGEKAHVPGASLVSSDKEIDLVPSIDLVDGDLCPRYTALILKDVKIGPSPQWVKDRLEACGVRSVNNAVDATNLVLMEMGQPLHAFDLDKLHEKRIVVRRGRIGEKLVSIDGDERILDEEMLVIADAEVPCAVAGVMGGLESEVSEETTAILLESAYFDPSCIRRTSKRLGLSSEASYRFERGVDFETVIPASYRCAQLILELAGGYAAGSMGIADTPDCERLESLRGRMVRLRYAYCDRLLGQIVPRDEMEKILVSLQFSVEKKDKESMTLRVPSHRLDVCIEADLAEEIARCYGYEKFTPTLPAAPVKAPEPQEIDRGMALRIRQYLIGFGLDEAVTYSFSDPEGMKAFPPEGVSFQCDETTVLNPINVNEATMRTAILPSLLQCAKRNAARGNADFGLFELARIYLPQESGHEENRMISGVIVGNPGADWRSGKKERDFFDVKGLVEGMLSLCALRRYRSIEGPACLHPKRGATIQEGKQTLGYYGELHPNLAEKYELPGRVLVFEIGLKPLSDAYRSYTARYRPFSLFPAIKRDIALLMPEGVPARKVETIIRRESGDLLENLEMFDYYRGKQVAQGFISAAFRMTYRSREGTLKDDEIDVLIGKILNGLKKELDVQLRS
- the zapB gene encoding cell division protein ZapB, which translates into the protein MSAENLMEILEALEKRVDELAGTISELKSERDQLLKELQEEISKREELEKRLDSDQESKSEVRQRIQAIIDKLDKMEA
- a CDS encoding cell division protein ZapA; translation: MAPESDIITIEIRGTRLQLRGGDNPEAVRQAGEFVRDRVEELAERAPSAPLTQLALLVAMNLANDLLQQTNDEEDAINAAAEKADRILRKTNAAVR
- a CDS encoding glycosyltransferase gives rise to the protein MTSGLVNRRVLRILSLNYEFPPIGGGGGNAHQHILREFRNYPDIDLTLITTTPQPELYGSSYSPNVRIVFLPQKKKDLLYWRRSEIVEYLACHYGFLRTHLQKEAYDLCHVFFGFPSGFLAYLHRKRLPYIVSVRGSDVPGYNRRFSLDYVLLRPMLKRIYRSSQRVIANSRGLKELYEKQFPDLRAGVIPNGIDAATFTPRREKDWEEWRLVCAARLIARKGIDLLLQACQRLVEDGINFSCHLIGDGPEESSLKRMAGELRLGERICFHGRMSRDEIARFLPNCDLFVLPSYAEGMSNAALEAMACGLPVLLTDTGGSRELIEGNGEIVPVGDAEALASALMRMLAQPEIMRRLGVRSRERAETFSWNNVAAQYYDLYGQIARHAGIW
- a CDS encoding class I SAM-dependent methyltransferase, whose translation is MVRGFGGLRFALSLLFDLTHVMYEFLKNQDKRIADETAGEENYFYLSPTRASLIRKLAPLAEKVIHGRCLDAGAGRMAYAALLRRCADEYVAMDIEWRPGSNAAGSALAMPWRDEAFDSVFCSQVLEHVPDPEQALREFFRCLKPGGTILVSAPHLSYLHNEPHDYFRYTKHGLRVLLERAGFVEIETAAAGGLLSFLGHIPSVIAKTVLRPIPLIGRAAMIANGWYSRAVAWIDERVESRKIYALNFITAARKPGEAKHE